From Bacteroidetes bacterium SB0662_bin_6, one genomic window encodes:
- the tilS gene encoding tRNA lysidine(34) synthetase TilS, with the protein MYVRGDAPPWFGSPLRSCRSASVTDGACGMDSFERRIDAFLRRHALLEAGEPVVVGLSGGVDSMVLTSVLAGLGMSVRAVHVNYRLRGDASDEDEAFVRNWCAEQGIDLIVRSFDGEWPSGASVQQAARDFRYVVFEEAAMEISWGKVAVGHHRDDQAETVLLNLFRGSGPEGLAGMPTRREIAPGSSVQVVRPLLAERRRDIAAYARAKGLTWREDASNTAPKYRRGALREHIFPLIEQHFGEAVVENIARSGALVREYVDEVLRDELEACFDAALTGEGVVDEAAILALPPVLRRRVFIEALRRWAPGFEADARAAARIEHLLDRQPGRRLVFGNIVVWRERDRIVFAPSGSSVEAASACRLDEEGAIEIPGGYLHVERLGAPPGNVAAGAPDEVYLDARTARFPLLVRPWEAGDRFVPLGMRRGKKISDFLTDEHVPPHRKRAVHVVESEGRIVWVLPLRISEEARVREDSSEVVRLRFTRNRKSSNL; encoded by the coding sequence ATGTATGTCCGAGGGGACGCGCCACCGTGGTTCGGATCCCCATTGAGGAGTTGCAGAAGCGCTTCGGTCACTGACGGCGCTTGCGGCATGGATTCCTTCGAGCGACGTATCGACGCTTTTCTTCGCCGGCATGCCCTGCTGGAAGCCGGCGAACCGGTGGTGGTCGGTCTGAGCGGCGGGGTGGATTCGATGGTGCTCACTTCGGTGCTGGCGGGGCTGGGCATGTCTGTGCGAGCGGTGCATGTCAACTACCGGCTGCGCGGGGACGCATCGGATGAGGACGAGGCGTTCGTGCGGAACTGGTGCGCGGAGCAGGGTATCGATCTGATCGTGCGCTCATTCGATGGGGAATGGCCGTCCGGGGCCTCGGTGCAGCAGGCCGCGCGAGATTTTCGCTATGTCGTTTTCGAGGAGGCGGCCATGGAGATTTCCTGGGGAAAGGTGGCTGTGGGCCATCATCGCGACGATCAGGCGGAGACCGTACTGCTGAACCTGTTTCGGGGATCGGGACCCGAAGGGTTGGCGGGAATGCCGACCCGGCGGGAGATTGCTCCCGGATCGTCCGTACAGGTAGTACGCCCCTTGCTGGCTGAGCGGCGGCGGGACATTGCGGCGTATGCCCGTGCAAAAGGTCTTACGTGGCGGGAGGATGCATCGAATACCGCTCCCAAATACCGGCGCGGCGCTCTGCGGGAGCACATTTTTCCCCTGATCGAACAGCATTTCGGGGAAGCGGTCGTGGAGAACATTGCCCGGTCGGGCGCGCTCGTCCGGGAATATGTGGACGAAGTGCTGCGCGATGAACTGGAAGCCTGTTTCGATGCGGCATTGACAGGGGAAGGCGTGGTGGACGAGGCTGCGATCCTTGCCTTGCCGCCGGTGTTGCGTCGCCGCGTATTTATCGAGGCCCTGCGGCGCTGGGCCCCGGGATTCGAGGCGGATGCCCGCGCCGCGGCCCGCATCGAACACCTTCTGGACAGGCAGCCGGGCCGGCGGCTCGTATTCGGAAATATCGTGGTATGGCGGGAGCGGGACCGGATCGTTTTTGCGCCCTCCGGTTCCTCTGTCGAAGCCGCCTCTGCATGCCGTCTCGATGAGGAGGGCGCCATCGAAATTCCCGGAGGATATCTGCACGTCGAGCGGCTCGGAGCGCCTCCCGGCAATGTGGCCGCCGGTGCGCCCGACGAGGTGTATCTTGATGCGCGGACGGCCCGGTTCCCCTTGCTGGTGCGCCCGTGGGAAGCGGGTGACCGGTTTGTACCGCTCGGCATGCGCCGGGGCAAGAAAATCAGTGATTTTTTGACGGACGAGCATGTGCCGCCGCACCGGAAACGCGCCGTCCATGTGGTCGAGTCGGAAGGACGGATTGTATGGGTGCTTCCGCTGCGGATTTCGGAGGAAGCGCGTGTGAGAGAGGATTCTTCGGAGGTGGTCCGGTTACGGTTTACAAGGAACCGGAAAAGTTCGAATTTGTGA
- the hpt gene encoding hypoxanthine phosphoribosyltransferase, translating into MSDTSNLSRFSDTSVLCRGERFEVYIDRDEIRRRVAEIGEEISLHYAGKNPVLIGVLHGACMFLADLLRVLTIDCEVDFRRLSSYEEGKTSSGQIIEREGVARIDLSGRHVIVVEDIVDTGLTMAYLMERIREQEPASLRIATLLHKPEAVRVHVPLDYVGFRAPDRFLIGYGMDYEQTGRHLPEIYIQVAG; encoded by the coding sequence ATGTCCGATACGTCTAATCTTTCCAGATTTTCAGACACTTCCGTGTTGTGCCGGGGCGAGCGCTTCGAGGTGTACATCGACCGCGATGAGATCCGACGCCGCGTGGCTGAAATAGGAGAGGAGATTTCCTTGCACTACGCGGGCAAGAATCCGGTGCTTATCGGCGTGTTGCATGGCGCCTGCATGTTTCTCGCCGATTTGCTGCGTGTGCTTACTATAGATTGCGAGGTGGATTTTCGGAGGTTGTCTTCGTACGAGGAAGGGAAAACCTCCAGCGGTCAGATCATTGAACGGGAAGGCGTGGCCCGTATCGATTTGAGCGGGCGCCATGTCATTGTGGTGGAAGACATTGTGGATACAGGACTTACTATGGCCTATCTCATGGAACGCATCAGGGAGCAGGAGCCGGCTTCACTCCGTATCGCTACGCTTCTGCACAAGCCGGAAGCGGTCCGTGTGCACGTTCCTCTCGATTATGTAGGGTTCCGGGCGCCTGATCGTTTTCTTATCGGCTACGGGATGGATTACGAACAAACCGGGCGCCACCTGCCGGAGATATATATTCAGGTGGCGGGGTAG
- a CDS encoding HD domain-containing protein: MVSRFKIFCDPVHGFISVPKNILMDLIGTPEMQRLRRIRQLGIGHLVFPGAEHTRFGHALGAMALMQDALSNLADKGTPISPEESIAAQAAAMLHDIGHGPFSHVLEHTFIDGYRHENMSRELMVSLNERFEGALDLALKIFDGTYERPFFHQLVSSQLDMDRLDFLRRDSFYTGVVEGDVGVDRIIKTMRVHPQEGGPDSRIVIEAKGIYAIENYIISRRLMYWQVYLHKTVVAGDRLLRTAFGRMREHLARDSKSLDGFCSPSLLFFLTNNLTLDDIRRKDVREHFCRIDDVDVMHCMKACMRHPDRILADLCRRFIERDFFRVTFLSDLPTQEQVEAWTDRIATWLVSKGLSDADCASENTQCYLIQDDTRHLAYEHVRDSVHVLDRTGAVRELSQTVEATTVASLGEVVVKPFVCYPKEVELEMGG, encoded by the coding sequence ATGGTAAGTCGATTCAAAATATTCTGCGATCCGGTGCACGGGTTCATCTCCGTTCCGAAGAACATCCTCATGGACTTGATCGGAACGCCGGAAATGCAGCGCCTGCGACGCATCCGCCAACTGGGTATAGGGCATCTCGTGTTCCCTGGCGCAGAACATACGCGCTTCGGTCATGCACTGGGCGCCATGGCCCTGATGCAGGACGCCCTTTCGAATCTTGCCGACAAGGGAACGCCCATATCGCCCGAAGAATCCATTGCCGCACAAGCGGCGGCGATGCTGCACGACATCGGACACGGCCCGTTCTCCCATGTACTGGAACATACCTTTATTGACGGTTATCGTCATGAAAACATGAGCCGGGAGCTCATGGTTTCGCTCAATGAACGCTTCGAGGGCGCCTTGGACCTGGCGCTGAAGATATTCGACGGTACGTACGAACGTCCTTTTTTTCACCAACTCGTTTCCAGCCAACTGGATATGGACCGCCTCGATTTCCTGCGGCGCGATTCCTTTTATACAGGCGTCGTAGAGGGAGATGTGGGTGTAGATCGCATCATCAAAACCATGCGGGTGCATCCGCAGGAGGGAGGTCCGGATTCCCGTATCGTCATCGAGGCCAAGGGCATCTACGCCATCGAAAACTATATCATCTCCCGGCGGCTGATGTACTGGCAGGTCTACCTGCACAAAACCGTCGTCGCGGGGGACCGGCTCCTGCGCACCGCTTTCGGGCGGATGCGCGAACATCTTGCGCGGGATTCGAAAAGCCTGGACGGATTTTGCTCACCTTCTCTGCTCTTTTTCCTGACGAATAATCTGACACTCGACGATATACGGCGGAAAGATGTCCGGGAGCATTTTTGCCGGATCGACGATGTGGATGTCATGCATTGCATGAAAGCATGTATGCGCCACCCGGACCGCATCCTGGCAGACCTCTGCCGCCGGTTTATCGAACGGGATTTCTTTCGCGTTACTTTTCTGTCCGATCTCCCTACTCAGGAGCAGGTAGAAGCATGGACAGACCGCATCGCAACATGGCTCGTAAGCAAGGGATTGAGCGATGCCGATTGCGCCTCAGAAAACACCCAATGTTATCTGATCCAGGACGACACGCGCCACCTTGCCTACGAACATGTGCGGGATTCGGTCCATGTGCTCGACAGGACAGGGGCCGTCCGGGAGCTTTCCCAAACGGTCGAGGCGACGACGGTGGCTTCGCTTGGGGAAGTGGTGGTGAAGCCGTTCGTATGTTACCCGAAGGAAGTGGAACTGGAGATGGGAGGGTAG
- a CDS encoding phosphatidate cytidylyltransferase: MPPLRRLSRNELLRKSLHLLALAIPAGIYILDKPLALFVLLPLSLVAIGADVLRTRSEGFARFIARFFGYMMRPAEVPAIGGNVIINGATWVVVSATLLLLLFPVDVVVPGFASFMVADAAAAITGIRFGRTPWPGTHRTLEGSIAFVVIAWAVLLPFGHIPVGTAALTALAGAIVEAPKLPVNDNIRVPFVMTAVLWVVG, translated from the coding sequence ATGCCCCCCCTGCGTCGCCTGTCCCGTAACGAACTGCTGCGCAAAAGCCTTCATCTGCTGGCGCTGGCCATCCCGGCGGGTATTTATATCCTCGATAAGCCGCTTGCCCTTTTTGTACTGCTGCCCCTGTCGCTTGTCGCCATAGGCGCCGATGTGTTGCGCACGAGGTCGGAAGGCTTCGCGCGCTTCATTGCCCGTTTCTTCGGCTATATGATGCGCCCCGCCGAAGTACCGGCCATAGGCGGTAATGTGATCATTAACGGCGCGACATGGGTGGTCGTCTCCGCCACCTTGCTTCTCCTCCTCTTCCCGGTCGATGTGGTCGTTCCGGGATTTGCTTCTTTCATGGTTGCGGACGCTGCCGCCGCCATCACGGGGATACGGTTCGGACGCACGCCATGGCCGGGAACGCACCGCACGCTGGAAGGATCAATCGCCTTCGTAGTCATAGCATGGGCCGTTCTGTTGCCGTTCGGACATATCCCGGTGGGAACTGCCGCGCTGACCGCGCTGGCGGGCGCTATCGTCGAGGCCCCGAAGCTCCCCGTGAACGATAATATCCGGGTGCCTTTTGTGATGACGGCGGTGTTGTGGGTGGTGGGGTGA
- the hemE gene encoding uroporphyrinogen decarboxylase, which yields MCDFPLLQNDLLLRAARGEDTPRTPVWMMRQAGRYLPEYRALRAEKPFFEVCRTPALAAEITLQPLERFDLDAAIIFSDILVVPQAMGMEVRMEKGVGPVFPEPLRQPDDLDRLLAPDVSTELDYVFDALTAVRRALDGRVPLIGFCGAPWTLMAYMVEGAGSKQFAHARSWLYRYSLAAHELLRSLTDVLADYLIRQVEAGAQVVQVFDSWAGLLGPGEFATFSLPYLRDLAHRFKQAHPEVPCIVFARGAHHALKILADTEYDVIGLDWTMDPVAARKETGRKSLQGNLDPAVLFAKPSTIRAEVRRMLEAFGPQRHIANLGHGMHPNHDPAHAHIFVDAVHEFSETLRAPE from the coding sequence ATGTGCGATTTTCCCCTTCTGCAAAACGATCTCCTTCTGCGCGCCGCCCGCGGGGAAGACACGCCCCGCACCCCCGTGTGGATGATGCGTCAGGCCGGGCGCTATCTCCCCGAATACCGCGCATTGCGGGCCGAAAAGCCGTTTTTCGAAGTGTGCCGCACCCCTGCCCTGGCCGCTGAGATCACCTTGCAGCCGCTCGAACGGTTCGATCTGGACGCGGCAATCATTTTCTCCGACATTCTTGTAGTGCCCCAGGCCATGGGTATGGAGGTTCGTATGGAGAAGGGGGTGGGGCCCGTGTTTCCCGAACCATTGCGCCAACCGGACGATCTGGATCGCCTGCTGGCGCCCGACGTATCGACCGAACTGGACTATGTGTTCGATGCGTTGACTGCGGTGCGGCGGGCCCTTGACGGCCGTGTGCCGCTTATCGGTTTCTGCGGCGCTCCCTGGACACTCATGGCCTACATGGTCGAGGGCGCAGGAAGCAAGCAATTTGCCCATGCCCGTTCCTGGCTATACAGGTATTCTCTGGCAGCACATGAACTCTTGCGTTCCCTTACGGATGTGCTCGCGGACTATCTGATCCGGCAGGTTGAGGCAGGAGCGCAAGTCGTGCAGGTGTTCGATTCGTGGGCGGGTCTTCTCGGTCCCGGGGAATTTGCAACATTTTCGCTCCCCTATTTGCGCGATCTGGCGCATCGTTTCAAACAGGCGCATCCCGAAGTACCGTGTATCGTATTTGCCCGCGGGGCGCATCATGCCCTGAAGATTCTGGCCGATACGGAGTACGATGTGATCGGGCTGGACTGGACGATGGACCCTGTGGCGGCCCGTAAAGAGACAGGTCGCAAGTCATTGCAGGGCAATCTCGATCCTGCTGTCCTTTTTGCGAAGCCCAGTACGATTCGCGCCGAAGTGCGCCGCATGCTGGAGGCATTCGGCCCCCAACGCCATATCGCCAATCTGGGCCATGGCATGCATCCCAACCACGACCCGGCGCATGCCCACATTTTCGTGGACGCCGTACACGAATTTTCCGAAACGCTGCGTGCCCCGGAATGA
- a CDS encoding RluA family pseudouridine synthase — protein MNASDANISGLNPVDPKRPDLHILYMDNHLLVVNKPPGMLVQQDETNDPDLLRLGKRYLKETFAKKGQAFLGLVHRLDRPASGVVVLARTSKAAARLSDQFRQRTPEKEYLALVEGVCRGSGTLRHTLAASVRGGVRIVPAGDASGKEARLQWRSLGVQDDLSLLSVRLETGRKHQIRVQFSAEGHPILGDFRYGALRELDGRNLALHAFRLTVAHPVTRERMTFCTPPPPAWGTLFAREIAQALASSDASAHPAGP, from the coding sequence ATGAACGCATCCGATGCGAATATATCCGGCCTGAACCCGGTCGACCCAAAGCGGCCTGATCTCCACATCCTGTACATGGACAACCATCTCCTGGTGGTGAACAAGCCGCCCGGCATGCTTGTGCAGCAGGACGAAACGAACGATCCTGATCTGCTCCGCCTCGGAAAGCGGTATCTCAAGGAAACCTTTGCGAAGAAAGGTCAGGCGTTTCTTGGTCTTGTACATCGTCTCGATCGTCCTGCCTCGGGCGTCGTCGTATTGGCCCGTACCTCGAAAGCGGCGGCTCGTCTTTCGGATCAGTTCCGGCAACGGACCCCTGAAAAGGAGTATCTTGCGCTGGTGGAAGGAGTATGCAGGGGAAGCGGTACGCTCCGGCACACCCTTGCAGCCAGTGTGCGGGGTGGCGTGCGCATTGTACCCGCAGGAGATGCTTCAGGAAAAGAAGCCCGGCTGCAGTGGCGCTCGCTCGGCGTGCAGGATGATCTGAGCCTCCTTTCGGTGCGGCTGGAAACGGGCCGGAAACACCAGATTCGCGTGCAATTTTCGGCGGAGGGGCATCCGATCCTGGGGGATTTCAGGTATGGCGCCTTGCGGGAACTGGACGGACGTAATCTTGCGTTGCATGCTTTCAGGCTCACGGTGGCGCATCCGGTTACCCGCGAGCGCATGACGTTCTGCACGCCTCCTCCTCCGGCCTGGGGAACCTTGTTCGCCCGGGAAATCGCACAGGCGCTTGCGTCATCCGATGCCTCGGCGCATCCGGCAGGACCCTGA
- the hemF gene encoding oxygen-dependent coproporphyrinogen oxidase produces MSSIHNRETVGGRMQAFVQELQRTIRGAIEEMDGQAVFQEDVWVRPGGGGGLSAVLSEGAVFEKAGVNTSVVYGELSEQVLADLLGNISGADAHSFFATGISLVFHPKNPHVPSVHANFRYFALGDDLARPVNQWFGGGADLTPYYPVLKDVQHFHRTWKDVCDAHDVADYEAFRKRCDTYFYLPHRGEARGVGGIFFDGLREAPEETFAFVQQAGTAFLHAYAPIVARRLHESWGERERAFQTLRRARYVEFNLLYDRGTKFGIDTGGRTESILMSLPPVARWEYDWTPDPGTPEARLQWFLQPRDWLSLSSAGDAP; encoded by the coding sequence ATGTCATCCATCCATAACCGGGAAACCGTCGGCGGACGTATGCAGGCCTTCGTACAGGAGCTTCAGCGTACGATCCGCGGCGCGATCGAGGAGATGGACGGGCAAGCCGTTTTCCAGGAAGATGTGTGGGTACGGCCCGGAGGCGGGGGCGGTTTGTCGGCTGTACTTTCGGAGGGCGCTGTGTTCGAAAAAGCAGGCGTCAATACGTCCGTCGTGTATGGGGAACTCTCCGAACAGGTGCTTGCAGACCTTTTGGGGAATATATCGGGGGCGGATGCGCACTCTTTTTTTGCTACGGGTATTTCTCTGGTGTTCCATCCGAAAAATCCCCATGTTCCGTCGGTCCACGCCAATTTCCGGTACTTCGCATTGGGCGATGACCTTGCCCGTCCGGTGAATCAGTGGTTCGGGGGGGGCGCCGACCTGACGCCGTACTATCCTGTCCTGAAGGATGTACAGCATTTCCACCGGACCTGGAAGGATGTGTGCGACGCGCACGATGTGGCCGATTATGAGGCGTTCAGGAAACGGTGCGACACGTATTTCTATTTGCCGCACAGGGGGGAAGCGCGCGGTGTCGGCGGTATTTTCTTCGACGGCTTGCGGGAAGCGCCGGAGGAAACGTTTGCGTTTGTGCAGCAGGCCGGGACGGCCTTTCTCCATGCATACGCCCCCATTGTGGCGCGTCGCCTGCACGAATCCTGGGGCGAGCGGGAACGGGCGTTTCAGACGCTTCGGCGGGCGCGGTATGTCGAATTCAATCTGCTCTATGATCGCGGTACGAAATTCGGCATAGATACGGGCGGGCGGACGGAAAGCATTCTGATGAGCTTGCCGCCAGTGGCCCGGTGGGAATACGACTGGACACCCGATCCCGGTACGCCCGAAGCTCGCTTGCAGTGGTTTTTACAGCCCAGGGACTGGCTTTCCCTGTCGTCCGCCGGCGATGCACCGTAA
- the hemH gene encoding ferrochelatase, with translation MTPREFLKGYSYDRRLVTGAFFSSDPLRVERGDTVGVVLFNLGGPEKGEDIAPFLYNLFMDPAIIDIPVGGRLRHWLCRLISKRRSKVVGKDYAAIGGGSPINRLTREQAHALEERLMRDYGRAEGVVFRTYPAMRYWHPLSEEAASRMQRDGVTKAVLLPLYPQYSKTTTGASLVYWHALREAGEIPDWDTTSVFEYAAHPRYIQAVSERIDEALQRFPRPARTGTHLLFSAHGTPLREMKERRDPYCCLIHSTVDRVMAHREYDRPYHVSFQSKVGPMEWLTPSTIDKVQELGAEGVASLVVVPIAFVTDHIETAFELDVDLRERAENAGIHQFEVMSGLNCHPLFVEALAEAVVSQITFPEASKKSSSADAPDLLSGVGDVSRKVHALCPVQSYSRPSERRTRCRKCELIAEARRWVAPASASPTSLITETPT, from the coding sequence ATGACGCCTCGAGAATTCCTGAAAGGATATTCCTACGACCGCCGCCTTGTGACCGGTGCGTTCTTTTCTTCCGATCCGCTCAGGGTCGAGCGGGGCGATACGGTGGGCGTCGTACTTTTTAACCTGGGGGGGCCGGAAAAAGGGGAGGACATTGCGCCGTTTTTGTACAATCTCTTCATGGATCCCGCCATTATCGACATTCCTGTCGGCGGGCGGCTGCGGCACTGGCTGTGCCGGCTTATCTCCAAACGGCGTTCGAAGGTGGTGGGCAAGGATTACGCTGCGATCGGCGGCGGATCACCCATCAATCGTCTGACCCGCGAGCAGGCGCACGCGCTTGAAGAACGTCTCATGCGGGATTATGGCCGGGCGGAAGGCGTCGTGTTCAGGACCTACCCGGCTATGCGTTACTGGCATCCTCTTAGCGAAGAAGCCGCTTCCAGGATGCAACGCGACGGGGTTACCAAGGCAGTGTTGCTGCCGCTGTACCCCCAGTATTCCAAGACCACCACAGGCGCCTCGCTTGTGTACTGGCATGCGCTTAGGGAAGCGGGGGAGATTCCGGACTGGGATACCACCTCGGTATTCGAATATGCGGCGCACCCGAGGTATATACAGGCTGTTTCCGAACGTATAGACGAGGCGTTGCAGCGTTTCCCCCGACCCGCACGCACGGGTACGCATTTACTTTTTAGTGCGCACGGTACGCCGTTGCGGGAAATGAAAGAACGGCGGGACCCCTATTGTTGTCTGATTCACTCGACGGTGGATCGGGTCATGGCCCACCGTGAATATGACCGCCCGTACCATGTTTCCTTCCAGAGCAAAGTGGGGCCCATGGAATGGCTGACGCCGAGCACGATCGATAAGGTCCAGGAGCTCGGTGCGGAAGGCGTCGCTTCGCTTGTTGTGGTCCCCATTGCCTTCGTGACCGATCATATAGAAACGGCCTTCGAACTGGATGTGGATTTGCGCGAACGGGCCGAAAATGCAGGCATTCACCAGTTCGAGGTCATGTCGGGCTTGAACTGCCATCCGCTTTTTGTGGAGGCCCTTGCAGAAGCCGTGGTTTCGCAAATCACTTTCCCGGAAGCTTCGAAGAAGTCATCTTCTGCCGATGCTCCCGACTTGCTTTCCGGGGTTGGCGATGTTTCGCGCAAGGTCCATGCACTATGTCCTGTCCAGTCATATTCCCGCCCATCGGAGCGGCGTACGCGATGCAGGAAATGCGAATTGATTGCCGAGGCCCGCAGATGGGTTGCGCCCGCATCTGCTTCGCCAACCTCTTTGATTACGGAAACGCCCACGTAA
- the hemL gene encoding glutamate-1-semialdehyde-2,1-aminomutase — protein MFKTSAALYERARSVIPGGVNSPVRAFGAVGGTPVFLRSASGAWVEDEDGRRYIDYVGSWGPMLFGHAEPEIVRAVAEAAKSSTSFGAPTRLEAEMAEIVSEIVPSIEMVRMVNSGTEATMSAVRLARGFTGRDKIIKFEGNYHGHADFFLAAAGSGATTFGHPDSPGVPLPAIRNTLLARYNDLQSVVRLAEAHGDDIACVIVEPVAGNMGCVPPDPGFLEGLRDICTDRGILLVFDEVMTGFRVARGGAQERYGVIPDLTTLGKVLGGGLPAGAYGGRRDIMEHLAPSGPVYQAGTLSGNPLAMAAGRTALMRILNDSTLYDRLEASGRTLEEGTRKNLRDLDLDYCCTRVGSMGSLFFTSRRVTDYEGARSCDTKQYARYFHAMLRRGVYLAPSQFEAFFVSAAHGDDEIEQTLALQREALAEIHA, from the coding sequence ATGTTCAAGACCAGCGCGGCGTTATACGAAAGGGCCCGGAGCGTTATTCCGGGCGGCGTAAATTCTCCGGTGCGGGCTTTTGGGGCCGTGGGCGGGACCCCTGTCTTTTTGCGAAGCGCCTCCGGAGCCTGGGTCGAAGATGAGGACGGACGCCGTTATATCGATTATGTGGGGTCATGGGGCCCGATGCTCTTTGGGCACGCGGAGCCCGAGATCGTGCGGGCTGTGGCGGAAGCAGCGAAATCTTCCACATCCTTCGGCGCCCCCACTCGCCTCGAGGCTGAGATGGCCGAGATCGTTTCGGAGATCGTGCCTTCGATAGAAATGGTCCGCATGGTGAATTCCGGTACCGAGGCGACCATGAGCGCAGTGCGTCTTGCGCGCGGTTTTACCGGACGCGACAAGATCATCAAGTTCGAGGGAAATTATCATGGCCATGCCGATTTCTTTCTTGCGGCGGCAGGCAGCGGCGCGACCACATTCGGGCATCCCGATTCGCCCGGGGTACCGCTTCCGGCGATCCGGAATACGCTGCTGGCACGGTACAATGACCTCCAAAGCGTAGTGCGGCTTGCCGAAGCGCACGGGGACGACATTGCCTGTGTGATCGTGGAGCCTGTGGCAGGGAACATGGGCTGCGTGCCGCCCGATCCGGGTTTTCTCGAAGGGCTTCGGGATATATGTACGGACCGGGGCATCCTGCTTGTTTTCGATGAGGTGATGACCGGGTTCCGTGTGGCCCGGGGAGGCGCCCAGGAGCGCTATGGCGTGATTCCCGATTTGACCACGCTCGGGAAAGTGCTGGGCGGTGGTTTGCCCGCGGGTGCGTACGGCGGACGGCGCGACATTATGGAGCATCTTGCTCCGTCCGGCCCCGTATATCAGGCGGGTACGCTTTCCGGGAATCCCCTTGCTATGGCGGCGGGCCGGACGGCGTTGATGCGTATCCTGAATGATTCGACCCTTTATGACCGGCTTGAAGCATCGGGTCGTACTCTGGAAGAAGGGACCCGCAAGAATCTCCGCGACCTGGATCTTGATTATTGCTGCACCCGGGTAGGGTCCATGGGATCCCTTTTCTTTACCAGCCGTCGCGTGACGGATTACGAAGGGGCCCGATCCTGCGATACAAAGCAATATGCGCGTTATTTTCACGCGATGCTGAGACGGGGGGTTTATCTTGCCCCTTCGCAGTTCGAGGCATTTTTCGTGTCGGCTGCGCACGGCGACGATGAAATCGAGCAAACGCTTGCGCTGCAGCGCGAAGCGCTTGCAGAAATTCATGCATAG